In Mucilaginibacter boryungensis, a single window of DNA contains:
- the serS gene encoding serine--tRNA ligase: MLQVSYIRDNREQVLERLAVKNFKQPGLVDEIIKLDEQRRSLQISSEDLQSKANASAKQIGELMRTGKKEEAEALKGQTGAWKEDIKKFTEELAAVDEALQQKIVLLPNLPHSSVPKGLTPEENEVVLENGDKPQLPANALPHWELAAKYNLIDFELGVKITGAGFPVYKGKGAKLQRALISFFLDEAEKAGYAEVMLPLLVNEASGFGTGQLPDKEGQMYFVGLDNLYLIPTAEVPITNLYRDVILKADELPVKNCGYTPCFRREAGSYGAHVRGLNRLHQFDKVEIVQVVQPETSYDVLERMSKHVQSLLQKLGLPYRVLRLCGGDMGFASALTYDMETWSAAQQRWLEVSSVSNFETFQSNRLKLRYRNAEGKTQLAHTLNGSALALPRIVATLLENNQTENGIKIPEVLVPYTRFEMID, from the coding sequence ATGCTGCAAGTTAGTTATATCCGCGATAACAGGGAACAGGTTTTAGAACGTTTGGCTGTAAAAAATTTCAAACAGCCAGGTTTGGTTGATGAGATCATCAAATTAGATGAGCAACGCCGTTCGTTACAGATTTCCAGCGAAGACTTGCAGTCTAAAGCCAACGCATCAGCCAAACAAATTGGCGAGCTGATGCGCACAGGTAAAAAAGAGGAAGCCGAAGCTTTAAAAGGTCAAACCGGCGCCTGGAAAGAAGATATTAAAAAGTTCACTGAAGAATTAGCCGCGGTTGATGAGGCTTTACAACAAAAAATTGTGTTACTGCCTAATCTGCCGCATAGCAGCGTTCCCAAAGGCTTAACGCCCGAAGAAAACGAAGTGGTGCTGGAAAATGGGGATAAACCACAATTGCCTGCAAATGCATTGCCACACTGGGAATTGGCGGCAAAATATAACCTGATTGACTTTGAACTGGGCGTAAAGATAACCGGTGCAGGTTTCCCGGTTTATAAAGGAAAAGGCGCTAAGTTACAGCGCGCATTGATCAGCTTTTTTTTAGACGAGGCCGAGAAAGCGGGTTATGCCGAAGTAATGCTGCCGCTTTTGGTAAATGAAGCATCGGGCTTTGGTACCGGGCAATTGCCTGATAAAGAGGGACAAATGTATTTTGTTGGTTTGGATAACCTATACCTGATCCCGACCGCCGAAGTGCCTATTACCAATTTGTACCGGGATGTGATTTTAAAGGCCGACGAACTGCCGGTGAAGAATTGTGGGTATACGCCATGTTTCCGCCGCGAGGCTGGTTCATACGGTGCGCATGTGCGTGGATTGAACCGTTTGCACCAGTTTGATAAAGTGGAAATTGTGCAGGTAGTACAGCCCGAAACATCGTACGATGTACTTGAACGCATGAGCAAACATGTGCAAAGCCTGTTGCAGAAGTTGGGCTTACCCTACCGTGTACTACGCCTGTGCGGCGGTGATATGGGGTTTGCATCGGCCCTAACTTACGATATGGAAACCTGGAGCGCGGCCCAGCAACGCTGGCTGGAAGTATCATCTGTATCGAATTTTGAGACTTTTCAAAGCAACCGGCTTAAACTGCGTTACCGCAATGCTGAAGGTAAAACCCAGTTAGCGCATACATTGAATGGCAGCGCCCTGGCCCTGCCGCGTATTGTGGCTACATTGCTGGAGAACAACCAAACCGAAAACGGCATAAAAATACCTGAAGTGCTGGTGCCTTACACTCGTTTTGAGATGATTGACTAA